The following proteins are encoded in a genomic region of Populus trichocarpa isolate Nisqually-1 chromosome 13, P.trichocarpa_v4.1, whole genome shotgun sequence:
- the LOC18104416 gene encoding transcription factor IIIA codes for MAMIEEEQVEKERPVIFRDIRRYYCDYCGICRSKKSLITSHVLTHHKEEMDEESVDGDEGKEGVKSNTCENCGASFKKPAYLIQHMQSHSLERPFKCLFDDCHASYRRKDHLTRHLLQHEGKLFKCQIENCNREFVYPSNLKRHVRELHDESFPSCSFGGEKQYVCQEPGCGKAFRYPSKLRKHEDSHVSLDHVEAMCLEPGCMKHFSNKECLKAHIQSSHQYINCDICGTKQLKKNIKRHLRTHEPASDSTERIKCHFNGCQHTFSTKTNLNQHVKAVHLEHRPFLCGFPGCDMRFSYKHVRDNHEKSGLHVYTPGDFVESDRQFRSKPRGGRKRKFPTVEMLIRKRVTPPTKLDECHPWLHEIEREDQ; via the exons atggcgaTGATAGAAGAAGAACAAGTGGAGAAAGAAAGGCCAGTTATATTCAGAGATATAAGGCGTTATTATTGTGATTATTGTGGTATTTGCAGATCTAAGAAGTCTCTTATCACTTCTCACGTCCTCACTCATCACAAG GAGGAGATGGACGAGGAAAGTGTTGATGGGGATGAGGGAAAGGAGGGAGTCAAATCCAACACATGTGAAAATTGCGGTGCTAGTTTTAAAAAGCCTGCGTATTTGATTCAACACATGCAAAGTCATTCTCTTGAG AGGCCATTTAAGTGCTTGTTTGATGATTGCCATGCCAGCTATAGAAGGAAAGATCACTTAACTCGCCACCTTCTCCAGCATGAAGGGAAACTTTTCAAGTGTCAAATTGAGAATTGCAATCGTGAATTTGTTTACCCAAGCAACTTGAAAAGGCATGTTAGAGAACTTCATGATGAGAGTTTTCCCTCCTGTAGTTTTGGAGGTGAGAAGCAGTATGTTTGCCAGGAGCCGGGATGTGGGAAGGCATTCAGATACCCATCAAAGCTGCGAAAGCACGAGGATTCTCATG TGAGCCTGGACCACGTGGAGGCAATGTGTTTAGAACCAGGCTGTATGAAACATTTTTCAAATAAGGAATGCCTGAAGGCCCACATTCAGTCCAGCCACCAATACATTAACTGTGATATCTGTGGCACAAAACAGCTGAAAAAGAACATCAAGAGGCATCTCCGCACCCATGAACCTGCCAGTGATTCAACAGAGAGAATCAAATGCCATTTCAATGGTTGTCAGCACACATTCTCTACT aaaacaaatcttaatcAGCATGTGAAGGCAGTGCACCTTGAACACAGGCCTTTTTTGTGTGGATTTCCAGGTTGTGACATGAGATTCTCATACAAGCATGTGAGAGATAACCATGAAAAGTCTGGTTTGCATGTCTATACTCCT GGTGATTTTGTGGAGTCTGATCGGCAGTTCAGGTCAAAGCCAAGAGGTGGGAGGAAGAGGAAATTCCCAACCGTTGAAATGTTGATACGCAAGAGAGTAACTCCACCAACTAAATTGGATGAGTGCCACCCGTGGTTGCATGAAATTGAGAGAGAGGACCAGTAG
- the LOC18104417 gene encoding uncharacterized protein LOC18104417 isoform X4, whose product MACIISSSAALSTRSLLSTDSIPTQSSRSIKPNSISWVSSFPSINISINNNPSSLNKNSFIQAAWTRRSRGELEKKPNKKSWKQRTEMYMKPFLLNVFFSRKFIQAKVMHRGTSKVISVATTNAKDLRHSLPSLTDHNACRIVGKLIAERSKEADVYAMSYEPRKDERIEDA is encoded by the exons ATGGCCTGCATAATATCTTCTTCTGCAGCTCTTTCAACTCGGTCACTTCTCTCCACGGACTCAATCCCAACTCAATCATCTCGCTCAATCAAACCCAATTCAATCTCATGGGTCTCTTCGTTTCCCTCTATAAACATCTCAATCAACAACAACCCATCCTCACTCAACAAG AATTCTTTCATTCAAGCTGCGTGGACCAGAAGATCTCGAGGTGAACTTGAGAAGAAACCTAACAAAAAATCTTGGAAACAGAGGACAGAAATGTATATGAAGCCATTCTTactaaatgttttcttttcaaggaAATTTATTCAGGCAAAAGTGATGCACCGAGGAACAAGTAAAGTGATATCAGTTGCTACTACAAATGCCAAGGATCTTAGACACAGTTTACCATCACTCACAGATCACAATGCCTGTAGAATTGTAGGGAAGCTTATTGCTGAGAGATCCAAGGAAGCTGATGTGTATGCAATGTCATATGAACCTCGAAAGGATGAGCGGATTGAAG ATGCATAA
- the LOC18104417 gene encoding uncharacterized protein LOC18104417 isoform X1: protein MACIISSSAALSTRSLLSTDSIPTQSSRSIKPNSISWVSSFPSINISINNNPSSLNKNSFIQAAWTRRSRGELEKKPNKKSWKQRTEMYMKPFLLNVFFSRKFIQAKVMHRGTSKVISVATTNAKDLRHSLPSLTDHNACRIVGKLIAERSKEADVYAMSYEPRKDERIEGKLGIVIDTIKENGIIFV, encoded by the exons ATGGCCTGCATAATATCTTCTTCTGCAGCTCTTTCAACTCGGTCACTTCTCTCCACGGACTCAATCCCAACTCAATCATCTCGCTCAATCAAACCCAATTCAATCTCATGGGTCTCTTCGTTTCCCTCTATAAACATCTCAATCAACAACAACCCATCCTCACTCAACAAG AATTCTTTCATTCAAGCTGCGTGGACCAGAAGATCTCGAGGTGAACTTGAGAAGAAACCTAACAAAAAATCTTGGAAACAGAGGACAGAAATGTATATGAAGCCATTCTTactaaatgttttcttttcaaggaAATTTATTCAGGCAAAAGTGATGCACCGAGGAACAAGTAAAGTGATATCAGTTGCTACTACAAATGCCAAGGATCTTAGACACAGTTTACCATCACTCACAGATCACAATGCCTGTAGAATTGTAGGGAAGCTTATTGCTGAGAGATCCAAGGAAGCTGATGTGTATGCAATGTCATATGAACCTCGAAAGGATGAGCGGATTGAAGGTAAACTTGGAATTGTTATTGATACTATTAAGGAGAATGGGATCATATTTGTTTGA
- the LOC18104419 gene encoding zinc-finger homeodomain protein 2, whose translation MDLSVVPYQQQHHHKSETVHDQDVDIVLHTKPITTMISNPKATKDPCKNVVKYKECMRNHAASIGGHANDGCGEFMPRGDDGTRDWLTCAACGCHRNFHRRESSTKRQHQQQLLLSPPPLQPQQFLLYGAPTTKNMNPVHDFMSRPHDEDDDDDGLDDLDNDRRSETPERGEVNVVGSGGKGFMVKSTSGSSNKRFRTKFTQEQKERMLEFAEKIGWRIQKHDDMALNQFCNEVGIKRNVLKVWMHNNKNAHRRRDGVPPVSAEAPPPPLPPSAPPQPVGV comes from the coding sequence ATGGACCTGAGTGTTGTACCCTACCAACAACAACACCACCACAAATCTGAAACTGTCCATGACCAAGATGTCGACATAGTACTCCACACCAAACCTATCACCACCATGATCTCCAACCCCAAAGCTACTAAAGACCCTTGCAAAAACGTTGTCAAGTACAAAGAATGCATGAGGAACCACGCTGCTTCCATTGGTGGCCATGCCAATGACGGTTGCGGTGAGTTCATGCCACGTGGTGATGATGGCACTCGTGATTGGCTCACTTGCGCTGCCTGCGGTTGTCACCGTAACTTCCATAGAAGGGAAAGTAGTACCAAAAGACAGCACCAACAACAACTCCTCCTCTCTCCACCACCACTACAACCACAGCAATTTCTCTTGTATGGTGCGCCCACCACTAAAAACATGAACCCGGTTCATGATTTCATGTCGCGCCCTCATGACGAAGATGACGATGATGACGGTCTTGATGATCTTGATAATGATCGACGGTCAGAGACGCCTGAGAGAGGTGAGGTGAATGTGGTGGGGTCAGGAGGGAAAGGGTTTATGGTGAAGAGTACTTCTGGCAGCAGTAACAAGAGGTTTAGGACAAAGTTCACGCAGGAACAAAAAGAGAGGATGTTGGAGTTTGCTGAGAAGATAGGGTGGAGAATACAAAAACATGATGACATGGCTCTTAATCAGTTCTGTAACGAAGTCGGTATCAAAAGAAACGTGCTAAAGGTTTGGATGCATAATAACAAGAATGCCCACCGCCGTAGAGATGGTGTTCCACCAGTGTCTGCCGAggcccctcctcctcctcttccgcCTTCAGCTCCGCCTCAGCCTGTTGGAGTctag
- the LOC18104420 gene encoding NAD(P)H-quinone oxidoreductase subunit T, chloroplastic produces MASTTATQAPFSLFLRTQNGSGHRRKKHLSIRKAPSGRTGNRGRAFGVYAEQGSPEKPQRAPPGVDTRIHWDNEDEGWVGGSSTSSEQTKQAEDEQKDMLGKRFADLLNDSSDSHYQFLGVSADADMEEIKTAYRRLSKEYHPDTTSLPLKSASEKFMRLREVYDILSNDEKRKFYDWTLAQEAASRQAEQMRMRLEDPYEQEINRYESVPDMVDRLGGRNMGLSDQAMSALTFDIFIILFSIGCLIFVLFFKEPY; encoded by the exons atgGCTTCCACAACTGCCACTCAAGCTCcgttttctctctttcttagGACCCAAAACGGCAGTGGCCACCGTAGGAAAAAACATCTGTCGATAAGAAAAGCCCCATCAGGAAGAACAGGCAACAGAGGGAGAGCTTTTGGTGTTTATGCAGAACAAGGAAGCCCAGAGAAGCCTCAAAGAGCACCACCAGGGGTTGATACAAGAATTCATTGGGACAACGAAGATGAAGGGTGGGTTGGAGGAAGTAGTACTAGTTCAGAGCAGACAAAGCAAGCAGAAGATGAGCAGAAAGATATGTTGGGAAAGAGGTTTGCTGATTTGCTCAATGATTCTTCTGATTCTCATTACCA GTTCTTAGGCGTATCAGCAGATGCTGATATGGAGGAGATTAAAACCGCATACAGGAGGCTATCAAAGGAGTACCATCCAGACACAACTTCACTTCCACTGAAATCAGCTTCAGAAAAGTTCATGAGACTAAGAGAAGTTTATGATATCTTGAGCAATGATGAGAAACGCAAATTTTATGATTGGACACTAGCTCAAGAGGCTGCAAGCCGGCAAGCAGAGCAAATGAGAATGAGATTGGAAGATCCTTATGAACAAGAAATAAACAGATATGAATCTGTACCGGACATGGTTGATCGTCTTGGTGGAAGAAACATGGGTCTAAGTGATCAAGCAATGTCAGCTCTTAcgtttgatatttttatcatactcTTCTCAATTGGTTGCCTCATTTTTGTTCTCTTCTTCAAAGAACCATATTAG
- the LOC18104417 gene encoding uncharacterized protein LOC18104417 isoform X3 translates to MACIISSSAALSTRSLLSTDSIPTQSSRSIKPNSISWVSSFPSINISINNNPSSLNKNSFIQAAWTRRSRGELEKKPNKKSWKQRTEMYMKPFLLNVFFSRKFIQAKVMHRGTSKVISVATTNAKDLRHSLPSLTDHNACRIVGKLIAERSKEADVYAMSYEPRKDERIEDFPWNSLVFSALACLLH, encoded by the exons ATGGCCTGCATAATATCTTCTTCTGCAGCTCTTTCAACTCGGTCACTTCTCTCCACGGACTCAATCCCAACTCAATCATCTCGCTCAATCAAACCCAATTCAATCTCATGGGTCTCTTCGTTTCCCTCTATAAACATCTCAATCAACAACAACCCATCCTCACTCAACAAG AATTCTTTCATTCAAGCTGCGTGGACCAGAAGATCTCGAGGTGAACTTGAGAAGAAACCTAACAAAAAATCTTGGAAACAGAGGACAGAAATGTATATGAAGCCATTCTTactaaatgttttcttttcaaggaAATTTATTCAGGCAAAAGTGATGCACCGAGGAACAAGTAAAGTGATATCAGTTGCTACTACAAATGCCAAGGATCTTAGACACAGTTTACCATCACTCACAGATCACAATGCCTGTAGAATTGTAGGGAAGCTTATTGCTGAGAGATCCAAGGAAGCTGATGTGTATGCAATGTCATATGAACCTCGAAAGGATGAGCGGATTGAAG ATTTCCCATGGAATTCTCTGGTCTTCTCTGCATTAGCATGCTTGCTTCATTGA
- the LOC18104417 gene encoding uncharacterized protein LOC18104417 isoform X2 produces the protein MACIISSSAALSTRSLLSTDSIPTQSSRSIKPNSISWVSSFPSINISINNNPSSLNKNSFIQAAWTRRSRGELEKKPNKKSWKQRTEMYMKPFLLNVFFSRKFIQAKVMHRGTSKVISVATTNAKDLRHSLPSLTDHNACRIVGKLIAERSKEADVYAMSYEPRKDERIEEDFPWNSLVFSALACLLH, from the exons ATGGCCTGCATAATATCTTCTTCTGCAGCTCTTTCAACTCGGTCACTTCTCTCCACGGACTCAATCCCAACTCAATCATCTCGCTCAATCAAACCCAATTCAATCTCATGGGTCTCTTCGTTTCCCTCTATAAACATCTCAATCAACAACAACCCATCCTCACTCAACAAG AATTCTTTCATTCAAGCTGCGTGGACCAGAAGATCTCGAGGTGAACTTGAGAAGAAACCTAACAAAAAATCTTGGAAACAGAGGACAGAAATGTATATGAAGCCATTCTTactaaatgttttcttttcaaggaAATTTATTCAGGCAAAAGTGATGCACCGAGGAACAAGTAAAGTGATATCAGTTGCTACTACAAATGCCAAGGATCTTAGACACAGTTTACCATCACTCACAGATCACAATGCCTGTAGAATTGTAGGGAAGCTTATTGCTGAGAGATCCAAGGAAGCTGATGTGTATGCAATGTCATATGAACCTCGAAAGGATGAGCGGATTGAAG AAGATTTCCCATGGAATTCTCTGGTCTTCTCTGCATTAGCATGCTTGCTTCATTGA